One stretch of Podospora bellae-mahoneyi strain CBS 112042 chromosome 2, whole genome shotgun sequence DNA includes these proteins:
- a CDS encoding hypothetical protein (COG:L; EggNog:ENOG503P7Z4), producing MISQAPSPSGTQPHLIPPPTPVITTSTSGNIRHEWPAIGLTLVHEFISPAEEQEMISAFHAISPLSPADSKRRISQHFGHHFDYTTFGIDESKHSPVPAYITNFLDRLPVDTDGKEAGRKPDQFTVQYYPPGAGIPPHVDTHSMFGEALYSLSFGSGVPMIFRMSGENEARKLRLPKRSLQESSDGNVNGKVGGEILDKAEGVVVHPAWELMLPARSLLVMRGASRYGYTHGIRPRKTDAVDGITVKREGRYSITMRSVRRGEEIGCDCLFPGVCDARVRQEQEAALRAGGIKKAETQ from the coding sequence ATGATCAGTcaagcaccctccccatctggGACTCAACCACATctcatccccccacccacaccagtcatcaccacctccacatcCGGGAACATTCGTCATGAATGGCCCGCAATAGGACTCACCCTCGTCCACGAATTCATCTCCCCAGCCGAAGAACAAGAGATGATCTCTGCCTTCCacgccatctcccccctaAGCCCGGCCGATTCAAAAAGACGAATAAGCCAACATTTCGGTCACCACTTCGATTACACCACCTTTGGAATCGACGAGTCAAAGCACAGCCCTGTCCCAGCTTATATCACAAACTTTCTCGACAGGCTACCGGTCGACACTGATGGGAAGGAAGCAGGACGAAAGCCGGACCAGTTCACCGTGCAATACTACCCTCCAGGCGCCGGCATCCCGCCACACGTGGATACCCACAGCATGTTCGGGGAGGCGCTGTACAGCCTGAGTTTTGGGAGTGGAGTGCCGATGATTTTCAGGATGAGCGGGGAGAACgaggcgaggaagttgaGGCTGCCCAAGAGGTCACTGCAGGAGTCTTCAGATGGTAATGTAAATGGGAAAGTGGGGGGGGAGATACTTGACAAAGCTGAAGGAGTCGTTGTACACCCGGCTTGGGAGCTTATGCTGCCGGCGAGGTCACTTCTTGTCATGAGGGGGGCTTCGAGGTATGGGTATACGCATGGGATTCGACCTAGGAAAACGGATGCGGTGGATGGAATCACGGTaaaaagggaagggaggtATTCAATAACCATGAGGAGTGTCAGGAGGGGTGAGGAGATTGGCTGTGACTGCCTGTTTCCAGGGGTTTGCGACGCCCGTGTGAGACAAGAGCAGGAAGCTGCGTTAAGGGCTGGGGGTATCAAAAAGGCAGAAACCCAATAA
- a CDS encoding hypothetical protein (EggNog:ENOG503NW5I; COG:Q): MERTPDFSTIPVIDLSRCYDPSTRPKLLADLRHTLTDVGFLYLINHRLSDVTNAIIDILPQLFALSPEQKCEVALINSPHFLGYSGEATETTAGQPDMREQFEFATASSDVWEDGGRKGPLFQRLQGPNQWPRVSSKIRGAITSYISSLSDLSITFLSLVAEALNLSPDSFGHFLSNFNRLKLIRYPPPTSTRDTKTQGVGPHKDSSGWFTFLLQASGPDVKGLQVLNKNGDWIDVAPIEGSLVVNIGQAFEVVTHGVCKATVHRVILDGLREDRYSAAFFQGIRGSLTRTEATETLRHHFEGWDAKGKPAAIAAQDVESPFLRGKYETWGESQLRTKVRSHQDVGRRWYQEVWDGYMEDV; the protein is encoded by the exons ATGGAAAGAACACCAGACTTTTCGACAATCCCTGTCATTGATCTGTCCCGCTGTTATGATCCAAGCACAAGGCCTAAGCTTTTAGCCGATCTTCGACATACGTTGACCGACGTGGGGTTTCTGTACCTCATCAATCACCGTCTTTCTGACGTTACCAATGCAATCATTGACATTCTGCCACagctttttgctctttcGCCTGAGCAAAAGTGTGAAGTAGCACTTATAAACTCACCCCATTTTCTTGGCTACAGCGGTGAAGCAACCGAGACAACAGCAGGCCAACCTGATATGAGGGAGCAGTTTGAGTTTGCAACGGCGTCATCCGATGTCTGGGAAGATGGAGGTAGAAAGGGTCCATTATTCCAACGACTTCAGGGCCCTAACCAG TGGCCCAGAGTCTCATCCAAAATTAGAGGAGCCATAACCTCGTACATATCCTCTCTCTCAGACCTATCCATAACCTTTCTGTCATTGGTTGCTGAAGCTCTCAATCTCTCGCCCGATAGCTTTGGTCACTTCCTCTCAAACTTCAACCGTCTCAAACTCATCAGATACCCCCCGCCTACTTCGACCAGGGATACCAAAACCCAAGGTGTAGGCCCCCACAAAGATTCCTCAGGCTGGTTCACGTTCCTTCTCCAAGCCTCTGGGCCAGATGTCAAAGGCCTTCAAGTCTTGAACAAAAATGGCGACTGGATCGACGTCGCACCGATCGAGGGAAGCCTCGTGGTGAACATTGGCCAGGCCTTCGAAGTAGTCACGCACGGTGTATGCAAAGCCACAGTTCACCGTGTCATTCTGGACGGGCTGAGAGAAGATAGATACAGCGCCGCATTCTTTCAGGGGATCAGAGGGAGCCTGACCAGGACGGAGGCGACAGAGACATTGAGACATCACTTTGAAGGATGGGACGCAAAGGGCAAGCCTGCAGCGATCGCAGCACAAGACGTTGAGTCGCCCTTTTTGAGGGGAAAATATGAAACGTGGGGGGAGAGCCAGCTAAGAACGAAAGTTAGGAGTCATCAGGatgttgggaggaggtggtatCAGGAAGTTTGGGATGGATACATGGAGGATGTATAA